A portion of the Thermococcus sp. EP1 genome contains these proteins:
- a CDS encoding HAD family hydrolase: MKELKWVIFDVDGVLIDVSESYDLATKFTVEYFLKKLNKKKAIDVEIIRKLRRKGAFGDDFKVSEALIAFVLNGEVEEFVERFPEGEGIKWVREKFGTIVEPEEIEKIFNTFYLGEYYKERPFDFDGLWKKEKPIVKRKLLERASEKFNLGVITGRSRLELKLAEELIGFHFESAVTRELYIKPDPKALWHLVRGENGVYIGDTVNDGLLVENYKKEYGKDFEFMMISRDAKDVNNAIEELLEKRM, from the coding sequence ATGAAGGAGCTAAAATGGGTGATTTTTGACGTTGACGGTGTTTTAATTGACGTGAGCGAGAGCTACGACTTAGCAACAAAGTTCACAGTGGAATACTTCCTAAAAAAGCTCAACAAGAAAAAAGCGATTGACGTGGAAATTATAAGGAAGCTGAGGAGAAAAGGAGCATTTGGAGATGATTTTAAAGTCAGTGAAGCTTTAATAGCATTTGTTCTAAATGGTGAGGTAGAAGAGTTTGTTGAACGTTTTCCAGAAGGAGAAGGGATAAAATGGGTTAGGGAGAAGTTCGGGACTATTGTTGAGCCGGAAGAGATTGAAAAAATTTTCAACACCTTTTATCTTGGTGAGTATTATAAAGAGAGACCTTTTGATTTTGATGGCCTATGGAAGAAAGAGAAACCGATAGTTAAGAGAAAGCTCCTAGAAAGAGCAAGTGAAAAGTTTAATCTTGGCGTTATAACTGGAAGGAGTAGACTTGAGCTTAAATTAGCCGAAGAACTCATTGGCTTTCACTTTGAAAGTGCGGTTACAAGAGAGCTTTATATTAAACCAGATCCAAAAGCTCTTTGGCATCTGGTTAGAGGAGAAAATGGAGTTTATATTGGTGATACGGTAAACGATGGCCTTTTGGTGGAGAACTACAAAAAGGAATACGGAAAGGATTTTGAGTTTATGATGATTAGCAGGGATGCCAAAGACGTGAATAATGCTATAGAAGAGCTACTAGAGAAGCGGATGTGA
- the proC gene encoding pyrroline-5-carboxylate reductase, protein MRIAVIGAGTIGSAVAKALAEEGYNVIVTRRKIEKVKWLEEYGVKISNNNKAIAEKADVIILTVKPNKVKKVLEEINPAVEGKILISFAAGLSLNFLKRLTGAKLVRAMPNIAILVKESFTAYTADDLDRKEIELVEKIFGAFGRCVRVDEEYMDAITGLSGSGPAYASVFLESLIYGGLKVGLPRDIALLAAAQTLLGTAKLLLETSFHPAQIRDMVITPGGTTIDGIFELEEGKLRTAMMKAVDAATKKSKILSLEIGKSERVS, encoded by the coding sequence ATGAGAATAGCAGTGATAGGCGCTGGAACTATAGGAAGTGCCGTTGCAAAGGCATTGGCTGAAGAGGGGTATAATGTAATTGTGACAAGGAGAAAGATTGAAAAAGTGAAATGGCTTGAGGAATATGGAGTTAAAATCTCAAATAATAATAAAGCTATTGCCGAAAAGGCAGATGTAATTATTCTCACAGTAAAACCAAACAAGGTCAAAAAAGTTCTTGAAGAAATAAATCCTGCTGTTGAAGGGAAAATTCTCATTTCATTTGCCGCGGGGCTCTCACTAAACTTTCTAAAGAGGCTAACAGGTGCAAAACTTGTGAGAGCAATGCCAAATATAGCAATTCTTGTGAAAGAGTCTTTTACCGCATATACAGCAGATGATTTAGATAGAAAAGAAATTGAACTTGTTGAGAAAATATTTGGTGCTTTTGGTAGGTGTGTTAGAGTTGACGAAGAGTATATGGATGCTATAACCGGATTGAGTGGTTCTGGACCAGCCTATGCCTCAGTGTTCCTTGAGTCATTGATATACGGGGGGCTAAAAGTAGGTCTCCCAAGAGATATTGCACTTTTAGCGGCTGCTCAGACACTCTTAGGTACAGCAAAACTTTTGCTTGAAACTAGCTTCCATCCAGCCCAAATAAGAGATATGGTGATAACTCCAGGAGGGACTACAATAGATGGCATCTTTGAGCTTGAGGAGGGCAAGCTCAGGACGGCGATGATGAAAGCCGTGGATGCTGCAACGAAGAAATCAAAGATTCTGTCGCTTGAGATTGGAAAAAGTGAGAGAGTGTCATAA